In Prunus dulcis chromosome 1, ALMONDv2, whole genome shotgun sequence, the following are encoded in one genomic region:
- the LOC117637459 gene encoding phosphate transporter PHO1 homolog 3-like isoform X2, with the protein MKFGKEFVTQMVPEWQQAYMDYDYLKSLLKEIQRFNQRHKTPPVATTARSRRLTLYRVFSGLMSQSPHSQQPNSTSSTSPLDIESQAILVNSVRRDGSKSYQTTFLMAAEEGGLQELDYFRKVDDEFNKVDKFYRSKVDEVMKEAAVLNKQMDAFIAFRIKVENPQRPFDWSGEMTRLASDVAASTAALAASTPRGVRASRRAAMATDVIEESGSNSQEEHSGDEEKDGKKTENAKTQEKKAESLRGARPSPLDILNHVTMNHTVETPVSTIKGFLNVPPQTELKFSRENLKKVEEQLKGAFIEFYRKLRLLKSYSFLNTLAFSKIMKKYDKITSRDTSKSYMNMVDNSYLGSSDEITKLMERVETTFIKYFSNSNRRKGMVVLRPKSKIERHRITFSMGCFAGCTAALTLALILMVRARSINNANNPEFDKGELQYMDTMFPLYSLFGFIFLHMLMYAGNIYFWRRFRVNYSFIFGFKQGTELGYREVLLLSFGLAVLALASVLSNLDMEMDPKTKDYKALTELLPLFLVLLVVLILLCPFNLIYRSSRYFFLVCLFHCICAPLYKVTLPDFFLADQLTSQVQAIRSLQFYVCYYGWGDYKLRQNTCKSHDVFNTFTFIVACIPYWSRLLQCLRRLVEEKDPMQGYNGLKYFFTIVAVSMRTAYNLESLKNEVNWKILAGVFSIVAAIYGTYWDLVVDWGLLQRNSKNRWLRDKLLIPYKSVYFGAMVLNVLLRFAWLQTVLGFDVSFMHGQTMVAVVASLEIIRRGIWSFFRLENEHLNNVGKYRAFKSVPLPFNYDEDQGKHE; encoded by the exons ATGAAGTTTGGGAAGGAGTTTGTAACACAAATGGTGCCAGAATGGCAACAAGCATACATGGATTATGATTATCTAAAATCCCTCCTCAAAGAAATTCAACGCTTCAATCAAAGACACAAGACTCCACCAGTAGCTACCACAGCCCGCAGTCGAAGGCTTACATTGTACAGAGTCTTCAGTGGTCTCATGTCGCAAAGCCCGCACAGCCAGCAACCCAACAGCACATCCTCCACATCCCCTCTAGACATTGAAAGCCAAGCCATTCTTGTGAACTCTGTAAGACGTGATGGCTCCAAGAGCTACCAGACCACGTTTCTAATGGCTGCAGAGGAAGGGGGTCTGCAGGAGTTGGATTATTTTAGAAAGGTTGATGATGAGTTCAATAAAGTGGATAAGTTTTATAGGTCTAAGGTGGATGAGGTGATGAAGGAAGCTGCTGTGCTCAACAAGCAAATGGATGCTTTCATCGCGTTTCGCATCAAAGTGGAGAATCCGCAGAGGCCGTTCGATTGGTCAGGGGAGATGACTCGTCTTGCTTCCGATGTTGCTGCTTCAACAGCTGCATTGGCAGCTTCCACTCCCCGCGGAGTCAGAGCAAGCA GGCGCGCAGCCATGGCTACGGATGTGATCGAAGAGAGTGGATCAAATAGCCAGGAGGAACATTCTggtgatgaagaaaaagatggaAAAAAGACTGAGAATGCTAAGACTCAAGAAAAGAAGGCAGAGAGCTTAAGAGGCGCTAGACCTTCGCCACTGGACATACTAAATCATGTGACAATGAATCACACAGTTGAGACTCCAGTTTCGACCATTAAAGGCTTCCTCAATGTGCCTCCACAGACAGAGCTCAAGTTCAGCAGAGAAAATCTGAAGAAAGTTGAAGAGCAGCTTAAGGGCGCTTTTATTGAATTTTACCGGAAACTTCGGCTTCTAAAGAGCTATAG CTTCTTGAATACGTTGGCTTTTtcaaaaatcatgaaaaaatATGATAAG ATTACTTCAAGAGATACATCAAAATCTTACATGAATATGGTGGATAACTCCTACCTTGGTAGCTCTGACGAG ATCACCAAGCTTATGGAGAGGGTTGAAACTACATTCATAAAGTATTTCTCAAACTCAAATCGCAGAAAAGGAATGGTCGTCTTAAGGCCAAAATCAAAGATAGAAAGACATAGGATAACATTTTCCATGG GTTGCTTTGCCGGATGCACAGCTGCTCTCACATTAGCCCTTATTTTGATGGTACGTGCTCGCAGTATTAACAATGCCAACAATCCTGAATTTGACAAGGGAGAACTCCAGTACATGGACACCATGTTTCCCCTATACAG CTTGTTTGGATTCATTTTTCTGCACATGCTTATGTATGCCGGCAACATATACTTTTGGAGGCGGTTCAGAGTCAATTACTCTTTCATATTTGGTTTCAAGCAAGGAACTGAGTTGGGCTACAGAGAGGTTCTTCTTCTCAGTTTTGGTCTGGCAGTGCTAGCACTTGCTTCTGTGCTCTCAAATCTTGACATGGAGATGGACCCCAAAACCAAAGATTACAAAGCACTTACCGaacttctccctctcttcttGGTTTTG CTTGTAGTTTTGATATTATTATGCCCCTTCAACCTCATATATCGCTCAAGTCGCTACTTCTTCCTCGTTTGTCTGTTTCACTGTATCTGTGCTCCTCTGTATAAG GTCACACTCCCGGATTTCTTCTTGGCAGATCAGTTAACTAGCCAG GTGCAAGCCATTAGAAGTCTGCAATTCTACGTTTGCTATTATGGTTGGGGAGACTACAAACTCAGACAAAACACTTGCAAATCACACGATGTCTTCAACACTTTCACTTTCATCGTTGCTTGTATTCCGTATTGGTCTCGTCTCCTTCAG TGCCTCCGCCGTTTGGTTGAAGAGAAAGATCCCATGCAAGGTTACAATGGGCTGAAATATTTCTTCACAATAGTAGCCGTTAGCATGAGGACAGCATACAATCTAGAGAGTCTTAAAAATGAAGTGAACTGGAAAATTCTTGCTGGGGTTTTCTCAATTGTTGCAGCAATCTATGGAACATATTGGGATCTTGTTGTGGATTGGGGACTTCTGCAACGCAATTCCAAGAACCGCTGGTTAAGAGACAAACTCTTGATCCCTTACAAAAGTGTATATTTCGGTGCCATG GTGTTGAATGTGTTGCTGAGATTTGCCTGGTTGCAAactgttttgggttttgatgtTTCTTTCATGCATGGACAAACAATGGTTGCGGTTGTGGCCAGCTTGGAAATAATCCGTCGTGGGATATGGAGTTTTTTCAGGTTGGAGAATGAGCATCTGAACAATGTTGGCAAGTACAGGGCGTTCAAGTCAGTGCCATTGCCCTTCAACTATGATGAAGACCAAG GCAAACATGAGTAG
- the LOC117637459 gene encoding phosphate transporter PHO1 homolog 3-like isoform X1: MKFGKEFVTQMVPEWQQAYMDYDYLKSLLKEIQRFNQRHKTPPVATTARSRRLTLYRVFSGLMSQSPHSQQPNSTSSTSPLDIESQAILVNSVRRDGSKSYQTTFLMAAEEGGLQELDYFRKVDDEFNKVDKFYRSKVDEVMKEAAVLNKQMDAFIAFRIKVENPQRPFDWSGEMTRLASDVAASTAALAASTPRGVRASRRAAMATDVIEESGSNSQEEHSGDEEKDGKKTENAKTQEKKAESLRGARPSPLDILNHVTMNHTVETPVSTIKGFLNVPPQTELKFSRENLKKVEEQLKGAFIEFYRKLRLLKSYSFLNTLAFSKIMKKYDKITSRDTSKSYMNMVDNSYLGSSDEITKLMERVETTFIKYFSNSNRRKGMVVLRPKSKIERHRITFSMGCFAGCTAALTLALILMVRARSINNANNPEFDKGELQYMDTMFPLYSLFGFIFLHMLMYAGNIYFWRRFRVNYSFIFGFKQGTELGYREVLLLSFGLAVLALASVLSNLDMEMDPKTKDYKALTELLPLFLVLLVVLILLCPFNLIYRSSRYFFLVCLFHCICAPLYKVTLPDFFLADQLTSQVQAIRSLQFYVCYYGWGDYKLRQNTCKSHDVFNTFTFIVACIPYWSRLLQCLRRLVEEKDPMQGYNGLKYFFTIVAVSMRTAYNLESLKNEVNWKILAGVFSIVAAIYGTYWDLVVDWGLLQRNSKNRWLRDKLLIPYKSVYFGAMVLNVLLRFAWLQTVLGFDVSFMHGQTMVAVVASLEIIRRGIWSFFRLENEHLNNVGKYRAFKSVPLPFNYDEDQGKHE; the protein is encoded by the exons ATGAAGTTTGGGAAGGAGTTTGTAACACAAATGGTGCCAGAATGGCAACAAGCATACATGGATTATGATTATCTAAAATCCCTCCTCAAAGAAATTCAACGCTTCAATCAAAGACACAAGACTCCACCAGTAGCTACCACAGCCCGCAGTCGAAGGCTTACATTGTACAGAGTCTTCAGTGGTCTCATGTCGCAAAGCCCGCACAGCCAGCAACCCAACAGCACATCCTCCACATCCCCTCTAGACATTGAAAGCCAAGCCATTCTTGTGAACTCTGTAAGACGTGATGGCTCCAAGAGCTACCAGACCACGTTTCTAATGGCTGCAGAGGAAGGGGGTCTGCAGGAGTTGGATTATTTTAGAAAGGTTGATGATGAGTTCAATAAAGTGGATAAGTTTTATAGGTCTAAGGTGGATGAGGTGATGAAGGAAGCTGCTGTGCTCAACAAGCAAATGGATGCTTTCATCGCGTTTCGCATCAAAGTGGAGAATCCGCAGAGGCCGTTCGATTGGTCAGGGGAGATGACTCGTCTTGCTTCCGATGTTGCTGCTTCAACAGCTGCATTGGCAGCTTCCACTCCCCGCGGAGTCAGAGCAAGCA GGCGCGCAGCCATGGCTACGGATGTGATCGAAGAGAGTGGATCAAATAGCCAGGAGGAACATTCTggtgatgaagaaaaagatggaAAAAAGACTGAGAATGCTAAGACTCAAGAAAAGAAGGCAGAGAGCTTAAGAGGCGCTAGACCTTCGCCACTGGACATACTAAATCATGTGACAATGAATCACACAGTTGAGACTCCAGTTTCGACCATTAAAGGCTTCCTCAATGTGCCTCCACAGACAGAGCTCAAGTTCAGCAGAGAAAATCTGAAGAAAGTTGAAGAGCAGCTTAAGGGCGCTTTTATTGAATTTTACCGGAAACTTCGGCTTCTAAAGAGCTATAG CTTCTTGAATACGTTGGCTTTTtcaaaaatcatgaaaaaatATGATAAG ATTACTTCAAGAGATACATCAAAATCTTACATGAATATGGTGGATAACTCCTACCTTGGTAGCTCTGACGAG ATCACCAAGCTTATGGAGAGGGTTGAAACTACATTCATAAAGTATTTCTCAAACTCAAATCGCAGAAAAGGAATGGTCGTCTTAAGGCCAAAATCAAAGATAGAAAGACATAGGATAACATTTTCCATGG GTTGCTTTGCCGGATGCACAGCTGCTCTCACATTAGCCCTTATTTTGATGGTACGTGCTCGCAGTATTAACAATGCCAACAATCCTGAATTTGACAAGGGAGAACTCCAGTACATGGACACCATGTTTCCCCTATACAG CTTGTTTGGATTCATTTTTCTGCACATGCTTATGTATGCCGGCAACATATACTTTTGGAGGCGGTTCAGAGTCAATTACTCTTTCATATTTGGTTTCAAGCAAGGAACTGAGTTGGGCTACAGAGAGGTTCTTCTTCTCAGTTTTGGTCTGGCAGTGCTAGCACTTGCTTCTGTGCTCTCAAATCTTGACATGGAGATGGACCCCAAAACCAAAGATTACAAAGCACTTACCGaacttctccctctcttcttGGTTTTG CTTGTAGTTTTGATATTATTATGCCCCTTCAACCTCATATATCGCTCAAGTCGCTACTTCTTCCTCGTTTGTCTGTTTCACTGTATCTGTGCTCCTCTGTATAAG GTCACACTCCCGGATTTCTTCTTGGCAGATCAGTTAACTAGCCAG GTGCAAGCCATTAGAAGTCTGCAATTCTACGTTTGCTATTATGGTTGGGGAGACTACAAACTCAGACAAAACACTTGCAAATCACACGATGTCTTCAACACTTTCACTTTCATCGTTGCTTGTATTCCGTATTGGTCTCGTCTCCTTCAG TGCCTCCGCCGTTTGGTTGAAGAGAAAGATCCCATGCAAGGTTACAATGGGCTGAAATATTTCTTCACAATAGTAGCCGTTAGCATGAGGACAGCATACAATCTAGAGAGTCTTAAAAATGAAGTGAACTGGAAAATTCTTGCTGGGGTTTTCTCAATTGTTGCAGCAATCTATGGAACATATTGGGATCTTGTTGTGGATTGGGGACTTCTGCAACGCAATTCCAAGAACCGCTGGTTAAGAGACAAACTCTTGATCCCTTACAAAAGTGTATATTTCGGTGCCATG GTGTTGAATGTGTTGCTGAGATTTGCCTGGTTGCAAactgttttgggttttgatgtTTCTTTCATGCATGGACAAACAATGGTTGCGGTTGTGGCCAGCTTGGAAATAATCCGTCGTGGGATATGGAGTTTTTTCAGGTTGGAGAATGAGCATCTGAACAATGTTGGCAAGTACAGGGCGTTCAAGTCAGTGCCATTGCCCTTCAACTATGATGAAGACCAAGGCAAACATGAGTAG
- the LOC117637459 gene encoding phosphate transporter PHO1 homolog 3-like isoform X3: MKFGKEFVTQMVPEWQQAYMDYDYLKSLLKEIQRFNQRHKTPPVATTARSRRLTLYRVFSGLMSQSPHSQQPNSTSSTSPLDIESQAILVNSVRRDGSKSYQTTFLMAAEEGGLQELDYFRKVDDEFNKVDKFYRSKVDEVMKEAAVLNKQMDAFIAFRIKVENPQRPFDWSGEMTRLASDVAASTAALAASTPRGVRASRRAAMATDVIEESGSNSQEEHSGDEEKDGKKTENAKTQEKKAESLRGARPSPLDILNHVTMNHTVETPVSTIKGFLNVPPQTELKFSRENLKKVEEQLKGAFIEFYRKLRLLKSYSFLNTLAFSKIMKKYDKITSRDTSKSYMNMVDNSYLGSSDEITKLMERVETTFIKYFSNSNRRKGMVVLRPKSKIERHRITFSMGCFAGCTAALTLALILMVRARSINNANNPEFDKGELQYMDTMFPLYSLFGFIFLHMLMYAGNIYFWRRFRVNYSFIFGFKQGTELGYREVLLLSFGLAVLALASVLSNLDMEMDPKTKDYKALTELLPLFLVLLVVLILLCPFNLIYRSSRYFFLVCLFHCICAPLYKVTLPDFFLADQLTSQVQAIRSLQFYVCYYGWGDYKLRQNTCKSHDVFNTFTFIVACIPYWSRLLQFHFLAVPPPFG, from the exons ATGAAGTTTGGGAAGGAGTTTGTAACACAAATGGTGCCAGAATGGCAACAAGCATACATGGATTATGATTATCTAAAATCCCTCCTCAAAGAAATTCAACGCTTCAATCAAAGACACAAGACTCCACCAGTAGCTACCACAGCCCGCAGTCGAAGGCTTACATTGTACAGAGTCTTCAGTGGTCTCATGTCGCAAAGCCCGCACAGCCAGCAACCCAACAGCACATCCTCCACATCCCCTCTAGACATTGAAAGCCAAGCCATTCTTGTGAACTCTGTAAGACGTGATGGCTCCAAGAGCTACCAGACCACGTTTCTAATGGCTGCAGAGGAAGGGGGTCTGCAGGAGTTGGATTATTTTAGAAAGGTTGATGATGAGTTCAATAAAGTGGATAAGTTTTATAGGTCTAAGGTGGATGAGGTGATGAAGGAAGCTGCTGTGCTCAACAAGCAAATGGATGCTTTCATCGCGTTTCGCATCAAAGTGGAGAATCCGCAGAGGCCGTTCGATTGGTCAGGGGAGATGACTCGTCTTGCTTCCGATGTTGCTGCTTCAACAGCTGCATTGGCAGCTTCCACTCCCCGCGGAGTCAGAGCAAGCA GGCGCGCAGCCATGGCTACGGATGTGATCGAAGAGAGTGGATCAAATAGCCAGGAGGAACATTCTggtgatgaagaaaaagatggaAAAAAGACTGAGAATGCTAAGACTCAAGAAAAGAAGGCAGAGAGCTTAAGAGGCGCTAGACCTTCGCCACTGGACATACTAAATCATGTGACAATGAATCACACAGTTGAGACTCCAGTTTCGACCATTAAAGGCTTCCTCAATGTGCCTCCACAGACAGAGCTCAAGTTCAGCAGAGAAAATCTGAAGAAAGTTGAAGAGCAGCTTAAGGGCGCTTTTATTGAATTTTACCGGAAACTTCGGCTTCTAAAGAGCTATAG CTTCTTGAATACGTTGGCTTTTtcaaaaatcatgaaaaaatATGATAAG ATTACTTCAAGAGATACATCAAAATCTTACATGAATATGGTGGATAACTCCTACCTTGGTAGCTCTGACGAG ATCACCAAGCTTATGGAGAGGGTTGAAACTACATTCATAAAGTATTTCTCAAACTCAAATCGCAGAAAAGGAATGGTCGTCTTAAGGCCAAAATCAAAGATAGAAAGACATAGGATAACATTTTCCATGG GTTGCTTTGCCGGATGCACAGCTGCTCTCACATTAGCCCTTATTTTGATGGTACGTGCTCGCAGTATTAACAATGCCAACAATCCTGAATTTGACAAGGGAGAACTCCAGTACATGGACACCATGTTTCCCCTATACAG CTTGTTTGGATTCATTTTTCTGCACATGCTTATGTATGCCGGCAACATATACTTTTGGAGGCGGTTCAGAGTCAATTACTCTTTCATATTTGGTTTCAAGCAAGGAACTGAGTTGGGCTACAGAGAGGTTCTTCTTCTCAGTTTTGGTCTGGCAGTGCTAGCACTTGCTTCTGTGCTCTCAAATCTTGACATGGAGATGGACCCCAAAACCAAAGATTACAAAGCACTTACCGaacttctccctctcttcttGGTTTTG CTTGTAGTTTTGATATTATTATGCCCCTTCAACCTCATATATCGCTCAAGTCGCTACTTCTTCCTCGTTTGTCTGTTTCACTGTATCTGTGCTCCTCTGTATAAG GTCACACTCCCGGATTTCTTCTTGGCAGATCAGTTAACTAGCCAG GTGCAAGCCATTAGAAGTCTGCAATTCTACGTTTGCTATTATGGTTGGGGAGACTACAAACTCAGACAAAACACTTGCAAATCACACGATGTCTTCAACACTTTCACTTTCATCGTTGCTTGTATTCCGTATTGGTCTCGTCTCCTTCAG TTCCATTTTCTTGCAGTGCCTCCGCCGTTTGGTTGA
- the LOC117616449 gene encoding phosphate transporter PHO1 homolog 3-like: MKFGKEFATQMVPEWQQAYMDYDYLKSLLKEIQRSKQRHKPPPVATTPRSHRLKRRLTLYRAFSGLTSQSRHSQQQPNSPSSISPVDIESQAILVNSVRNDGSESYQTTFLMAAEEGGVQELEYFRKVDDEFNKVDKFYRSKVDEVMKEAAVLNKQMDAFIAFRIKVENPQRPFDWSVEMTRLASDVAASTAALAASTPRGVRASRRAAMAMDVIEESGSNSQEEHSGDEEKDVKKTENVKIQEKKTENFRDTRPAPLDILNYVTMNHTVETPRSTIKGFLNVPPQTELKFSRDNLKKVEEQLKGAFIEFYRKLRILKSYGFLNTLAFSKIMKKYDKITSRDTSKPYMNMVDNSYLGSSEEVTKLMERVETTFIKHFSNSNRRKGMAVLRPKAKIERHRITFAMGCFAGCTAALILALILMVRARNINNANNPEFDKGKTQYMDNMFPLYSLFGFIFLHMLMYAGNIYFWRRFRVNYSFIFGFKQGTELGYREVLLLSFGLAVLALASVLSNLDMEMDPKTKDYKALTELLPLFLVLLVILILLCPFNLIYRSSRYFFLVCLFHCICAPLYKVTLPDFFLADQLTSQVQAIRSLQFYVCYYGWGDYKLRQNTCKSHDVFNTFTFIVACIPYWSRLLQCLRRLVEEKDPMQGYNGLKYFFTIVAVSMRTAYNLESLKNEVNWKILAGVFSIVAAIYGTYWDLVVDWGLLQRNSKNRWLRDKLLIPYKSVYFGAMVLNVLLRFAWLQTVLGFDVSFMHGQTMVAVVASLEIIRRGIWSFFRLENEHLNNVGKYRAFKSVPLPFNYDEDQDKHE, encoded by the exons atgaagtttgGGAAGGAGTTTGCAACACAAATGGTGCCAGAATGGCAGCAAGCATACATGGATTATGATTATCTAAAATCCCTCCTGAAAGAAATCCAACGCAGCAAGCAAAGACACAAGCCTCCACCAGTTGCCACCACACCCCGCAGTCACCGCCTAAAGCGAAGGCTCACATTGTACAGAGCCTTCAGTGGTCTCACGTCGCAAAGCCGTCACAGCCAGCAGCAACCCAACAGCCCATCCTCCATATCCCCTGTCGACATCGAAAGCCAAGCCATTCTTGTGAACTCTGTGAGAAATGATGGCTCCGAGAGCTACCAGACCACGTTTCTAATGGCTGCAGAGGAAGGGGGCGTGCAGGAGTTGGAGTATTTTAGAAAGGTTGATGATGAGTTCAATAAAGTGGACAAGTTTTATAGGTCTAAGGTGGATGAGGTGATGAAGGAAGCCGCTGTGCTCAACAAGCAAATGGATGCTTTCATCGCGTTTCGCATCAAAGTGGAGAACCCGCAGAGGCCGTTTGATTGGTCAGTGGAGATGACACGTCTTGCTTCCGATGTTGCTGCTTCAACAGCTGCATTGGCAGCTTCCACTCCCCGCGGAGTCAGAGCAAGCA GGCGCGCAGCCATGGCTATGGATGTGATCGAAGAGAGTGGATCAAATAGCCAGGAGGAACATTCTGGTGACGAAGAAAAAGATGTAAAAAAGACAGAGAATGTTAAGATTCAAGAAAAGAAGACAGAGAACTTCAGAGACACTAGACCCGCACCACTGGACATACTAAATTATGTGACAATGAATCACACTGTTGAGACTCCGCGTTCGACCATTAAAGGCTTCCTCAATGTGCCTCCACAGACAGAGCTCAAGTTCAGCAGAGATAACCTGAAGAAAGTTGAAGAACAGCTTAAAGGGGCTTTCATTGAATTTTACCGGAAACTTCGGATTCTAAAGAGCTATGG CTTCTTGAATACGTTGGCTTTTTCAAAGATCATGAAGAAATATGACAAG ATTACTTCAAGAGATACATCAAAACCTTACATGAATATGGTGGATAACTCCTACCTTGGCAGCTCTGAGGAG GTTACCAAGCTTATGGAGAGGGTTGAAACTACGTTCATCAAGCATTTCTCAAACTCAAATCGCAGAAAAGGAATGGCCGTCTTAAGGCCAAAAGCAAAGATAGAAAGACATAGGATAACATTTGCCATGG GTTGCTTTGCTGGCTGCACAGCTGCTCTTATATTAGCACTTATTTTGATGGTGCGTGCTCGCAATATTAACAATGCCAACAATCCTGAATTTGACAAAGGAAAAACCCAGTACATGGATAACATGTTTCCCTTATACAG CTTGTTTGGATTCATTTTTCTGCACATGCTTATGTATGCCGGCAACATATACTTTTGGAGGCGGTTCAGAGTCAATTACTCTTTCATATTTGGTTTCAAGCAAGGAACTGAGTTGGGCTACAGAGAGGTTCTTCTTCTCAGTTTTGGTCTGGCAGTGCTAGCACTTGCTTCTGTGCTCTCAAATCTTGACATGGAGATGGACCCCAAAACCAAAGATTACAAAGCACTTACCGAACTTCTCCCCCTCTTCTTGGTTTTG CttgtaattttgatattattaTGCCCCTTCAACCTCATATATCGCTCAAGTCGCTACTTCTTCCTCGTTTGTCTGTTTCACTGTATCTGTGCTCCTCTGTATAAG GTCACACTCCCGGATTTCTTCTTGGCAGATCAGTTAACTAGCCAG GTGCAAGCCATTAGAAGTCTGCAATTCTACGTTTGCTATTATGGTTGGGGAGACTACAAACTCAGACAAAACACTTGCAAATCACACGATGTCTTCAACACTTTCACTTTCATCGTTGCTTGTATTCCGTATTGGTCTCGTCTCCTTCAG TGCCTCCGCCGTTTGGTTGAAGAGAAAGATCCCATGCAAGGTTACAATGGGCTGAAATATTTCTTCACAATAGTAGCCGTTAGCATGAGGACAGCATACAATCTAGAGAGTCTTAAAAATGAAGTGAACTGGAAAATTCTTGCTGGGGTTTTCTCAATTGTTGCAGCAATCTATGGAACATATTGGGATCTTGTTGTGGATTGGGGACTTCTGCAACGCAATTCCAAGAACCGCTGGTTAAGAGACAAACTCTTGATCCCTTACAAAAGTGTATATTTCGGTGCCATG GTGTTAAATGTGTTGCTGAGATTTGCCTGGTTGCAAACTGTTTTGGGTTTCGATGTTTCTTTCATGCATGGACAAACAATGGTTGCGGTTGTGGCCAGCTTGGAAATAATCCGTCGTGGGATATGGAGTTTTTTCAGGTTGGAGAATGAGCATCTGAACAATGTTGGCAAGTACAGGGCGTTCAAGTCAGTGCCATTGCCCTTCAACTATGATGAAGATCAAGACAAACATGAGTAG